Proteins co-encoded in one Bradyrhizobium sp. 170 genomic window:
- a CDS encoding iron-containing alcohol dehydrogenase has translation MRKTGIHNFPAIDRVVYGKAACDALNDEAVRLDAKRVFLIVSRTLNTKTNEIEKIRRALGNKHVATFDGIEQHTTRKQAAEVACQANEAKADLIVAVGGGSAIDLAKIVIMAMEHDIRDEAGFDPFPMGPGVNVSPFRSPTVRQIAVPSTLNGGEYNAAALVTDERNKLKQIFFHPQMSPVAIILDPALTLHTPANLWMGSGTRSMDHGIEALCSPAGTPLADEVVLAGIRILREGMLRTLQQPDDVEARRLSQQGSWLASYGLQARVPMGASHGIGHVLGGTFDVPHYYCTPVIMPSLLRFNKPFTEDAQKRLAAALGAPGMEAADAFAEFTKSLGLPARLADVGIGEDKFDKISKIAINHRFVQANPRPFKTEADIVDLLRMAA, from the coding sequence ATGCGCAAAACCGGAATCCACAATTTTCCCGCAATCGATCGTGTCGTCTATGGCAAAGCTGCGTGTGACGCTTTGAACGATGAGGCGGTGCGACTTGACGCTAAGCGCGTCTTTCTTATCGTCAGTAGAACCTTAAACACCAAGACGAATGAGATCGAGAAGATTCGGCGTGCTCTTGGCAACAAGCACGTGGCGACCTTTGATGGAATTGAACAGCACACGACGCGTAAACAGGCTGCCGAAGTTGCCTGTCAAGCTAACGAGGCAAAGGCTGATCTGATCGTGGCCGTTGGTGGAGGTTCTGCCATCGATCTCGCAAAGATAGTCATCATGGCGATGGAGCACGATATCCGCGATGAAGCGGGTTTCGATCCATTCCCGATGGGCCCAGGCGTAAACGTCTCTCCGTTTCGCTCGCCCACAGTCCGACAGATCGCGGTACCATCGACGCTTAATGGTGGCGAATACAATGCAGCAGCGCTCGTCACCGATGAGCGCAATAAGTTGAAGCAGATATTCTTCCATCCCCAAATGTCGCCAGTAGCGATCATCCTTGACCCTGCCCTCACTCTTCATACGCCGGCGAACCTTTGGATGGGATCGGGAACGCGTTCGATGGATCACGGTATCGAAGCGTTGTGCTCGCCCGCCGGCACCCCGCTGGCTGACGAAGTCGTTTTGGCAGGCATCCGCATTCTGCGTGAAGGAATGCTCCGGACCTTGCAGCAACCTGATGATGTGGAGGCGCGTCGACTATCTCAACAGGGCTCATGGCTTGCATCTTATGGCCTCCAGGCACGCGTCCCGATGGGAGCAAGTCACGGCATTGGCCATGTGCTTGGAGGGACTTTCGACGTTCCCCACTACTATTGCACACCTGTCATCATGCCGAGCCTGCTTCGATTCAATAAGCCTTTCACCGAGGATGCGCAGAAGCGTTTAGCGGCAGCTCTTGGCGCACCAGGTATGGAAGCCGCTGATGCCTTTGCGGAATTCACAAAAAGCCTTGGATTACCTGCCCGCCTTGCCGATGTCGGCATCGGCGAAGACAAGTTTGACAAGATCAGCAAGATTGCGATCAATCATCGCTTCGTACAGGCCAATCCGCGGCCTTTCAAAACCGAAGCTGACATCGTTGATCTGCTGCGAATGGCCGCTTAA
- a CDS encoding TetR/AcrR family transcriptional regulator yields the protein MKASNSLELIATTVTQMSNSDGRDRSGLSIGKRPMNRPIRTGTDRDEARARILKVAEQHFRRIGHHKTSVADIALELGMSPANVYRFFPSRDAINESICERLMSEVAELALAIARTNAPAMEKLDRLLTAIHQHTKMTLVKERHMHDLIVTATQENWAIIRAHIDRMVTIVEAIIREGVEAGEFVVDDAAEAARAVKSSFVPFFHPILIEHCVQHREDMEADLRDQIRFILKALRKSH from the coding sequence ATGAAGGCGTCGAACAGCCTTGAGCTGATCGCTACAACCGTCACGCAGATGTCCAACTCGGACGGGCGTGACAGATCCGGTTTATCAATTGGGAAGAGACCCATGAATCGCCCGATCCGAACGGGAACTGATCGCGACGAGGCGCGCGCACGCATCCTGAAGGTGGCGGAGCAGCACTTTCGTCGCATCGGTCACCATAAGACGTCGGTAGCCGACATCGCCCTCGAACTAGGCATGAGCCCGGCGAACGTCTACCGTTTCTTTCCCTCCAGGGATGCGATCAACGAGTCCATCTGCGAGCGATTGATGAGCGAGGTTGCGGAACTCGCCTTGGCAATCGCACGCACGAACGCGCCGGCCATGGAGAAACTCGACCGGCTGCTGACCGCCATTCACCAACACACCAAGATGACGCTGGTCAAGGAAAGGCATATGCACGACCTGATCGTTACTGCCACGCAGGAGAACTGGGCAATCATTAGGGCGCACATCGACCGGATGGTGACGATCGTCGAGGCGATCATACGCGAGGGTGTCGAAGCCGGCGAGTTCGTGGTCGACGATGCCGCGGAAGCCGCGCGAGCGGTCAAATCCTCATTCGTGCCGTTCTTCCATCCGATTCTGATCGAGCACTGCGTTCAACACAGGGAAGATATGGAAGCAGACCTGCGCGACCAGATTCGCTTTATCCTGAAAGCTCTCCGCAAGTCTCACTAA
- a CDS encoding alpha-hydroxy-acid oxidizing protein: MASTVQTMAAAKPTAALQRWTPGIVKASGNTPVLFDSGIRSGTDVIKALALGATAVGVGRPYAYGLALDGVEGIVHVLRCILAEADLLMAVDGYPSLADLHPSSLMSVG, translated from the coding sequence ATGGCATCTACTGTTCAAACCATGGCGGCCGCTAAGCCAACGGCGGCATTGCAGCGGTGGACCCCGGGTATCGTCAAAGCCTCCGGCAACACCCCCGTTCTGTTTGATTCCGGGATACGCTCAGGGACTGACGTTATAAAGGCTTTGGCCCTCGGTGCGACGGCTGTCGGCGTTGGTCGGCCGTATGCTTATGGGCTGGCGCTGGATGGCGTCGAGGGCATCGTTCATGTGCTGCGTTGCATTCTAGCCGAGGCGGATTTGCTGATGGCCGTCGACGGGTATCCCAGCCTCGCCGATCTGCATCCGTCGTCCCTGATGTCTGTTGGTTGA
- a CDS encoding TetR/AcrR family transcriptional regulator has product MRVSRIQAAENRETVINVASRLFRERGFDGIGLKDLMKGAGLTQGAFYKQFESKEDLAVEASRRALESASGRWSDAAAQNPDDPLGTVIAFYLSGDHRGEKMDGCPIVALGSDAARQGPGVKAEFEAGIKAHLDVLDRFIAQTGGEADRAKAMAILATMVGAVTLSRVVNDPDLAQALLDAAVEQVRETAA; this is encoded by the coding sequence ATGCGTGTGAGTCGAATTCAGGCTGCGGAAAACCGCGAAACTGTAATCAATGTGGCGAGTCGCCTTTTCCGGGAGCGCGGCTTTGACGGCATCGGCCTTAAGGATCTGATGAAGGGTGCCGGGCTGACCCAAGGCGCTTTTTACAAGCAGTTCGAGTCCAAGGAAGATTTGGCGGTAGAGGCGTCAAGGCGGGCATTGGAGAGCGCTTCCGGCCGATGGTCGGACGCGGCCGCTCAGAATCCTGATGATCCGCTTGGCACGGTGATCGCGTTTTACCTCAGTGGCGACCATCGCGGAGAAAAGATGGACGGCTGCCCGATCGTGGCACTCGGCTCGGATGCCGCCCGACAGGGCCCCGGCGTGAAGGCGGAATTCGAAGCGGGAATCAAGGCGCATCTCGACGTGCTCGACCGCTTCATTGCCCAGACTGGCGGCGAGGCCGATCGCGCCAAGGCCATGGCCATTCTCGCGACGATGGTCGGCGCCGTGACGCTATCGCGCGTCGTCAACGACCCTGATCTGGCTCAGGCGCTTCTGGATGCAGCGGTCGAACAGGTTCGCGAAACTGCCGCTTGA
- a CDS encoding efflux RND transporter periplasmic adaptor subunit yields MEKRRPIIVLGGILIAALAATALVTLRTREASAVSDPRQEPPVVRMVTAARVTESERGFTGIIGARVQSNLGFRVAGKIVERLVNAGQQVKAGQPLMRIDETDLRLAVTAKRNAVAAARASVVQTDADERRYANLVSNGWASQQRYEQAKAALDTAQAQLATAEADARVTENEATYSILVADADGTVVETLGEPGQVVSAGQTVVRIAKAGPREAVVALPETIRPAIGSVAEASVYGVDGRRYTAHLRQLSDAADAQTRTYEARYVLDGEAAAAPLGATVTIRLASQASQPEIQVPLGAVLDDGRKTGVWVLDSATSTVHFRPIKLVRVTSETAVISGLSSGDPVVSLGAHLLQEGARVRTASENNGN; encoded by the coding sequence ATGGAAAAGCGAAGACCTATCATTGTGTTAGGGGGTATCCTGATCGCGGCGTTAGCGGCGACCGCCTTGGTTACGCTTCGCACGCGGGAAGCCTCTGCCGTGAGCGACCCGAGGCAGGAACCTCCTGTCGTCAGAATGGTGACGGCGGCGCGGGTGACCGAATCCGAACGCGGCTTCACGGGCATCATAGGGGCGCGGGTACAGAGCAACCTGGGTTTTCGCGTCGCCGGCAAAATCGTGGAACGGCTTGTGAATGCCGGTCAGCAGGTCAAAGCCGGTCAGCCGCTAATGCGGATCGACGAAACCGACCTTCGCCTTGCGGTCACGGCGAAGCGCAACGCCGTTGCCGCAGCGCGTGCATCTGTCGTTCAGACCGACGCGGATGAACGGCGATACGCCAACTTGGTCAGCAACGGATGGGCTTCCCAACAGCGCTACGAGCAAGCGAAGGCCGCGTTGGATACGGCCCAGGCGCAACTCGCCACCGCTGAAGCTGATGCGCGCGTCACCGAGAATGAGGCGACCTACTCGATCCTGGTAGCGGACGCGGACGGAACGGTGGTCGAAACGCTTGGCGAGCCGGGGCAGGTCGTCTCTGCCGGCCAGACGGTCGTTCGGATCGCAAAGGCGGGACCGCGCGAAGCGGTGGTCGCGCTTCCCGAAACGATCCGGCCAGCGATCGGCTCGGTGGCTGAGGCCAGCGTGTATGGGGTCGATGGGCGGCGCTATACGGCGCATCTCCGGCAGTTGTCGGACGCCGCCGATGCGCAGACCCGTACCTATGAGGCCCGTTATGTGCTCGATGGTGAGGCCGCGGCGGCGCCGCTTGGCGCGACGGTAACCATTCGGCTGGCAAGCCAGGCGAGTCAGCCGGAAATCCAGGTACCGCTGGGAGCCGTGCTCGATGACGGCCGGAAGACCGGCGTTTGGGTCCTGGACAGCGCCACCTCGACCGTACATTTTCGCCCCATCAAGCTTGTTCGTGTGACCAGCGAAACCGCCGTGATCTCCGGACTGAGCTCTGGTGATCCGGTTGTTTCGCTCGGCGCTCACCTTCTCCAGGAGGGCGCTCGCGTCAGGACTGCATCTGAAAACAACGGAAACTAA
- a CDS encoding ketopantoate reductase family protein translates to MRILVIGAGAMGGYFGARLLAAGRDVTFLVRPKRTVALAKGGLVVKSKAGDLHLPSPPTVTSDRLDGSYDLIMLSCKAYDLDGAIESFAPAVHEKTVIVPLLNGLRHIDVLNARFGEKRVFGGQCAISAALSAEGEIVHLSDLNTLSFGEQNGARSERRDEIVSALSGANFVAELSDNILQGMWEKWVFIATAAGSTSLMRASIGDVVAAGASSVVTKLLGECSAIAAKQGFEPRSAYLDGVRSILTTPGSPLMASMLRDIERGGPIEGDHILGDLLSRGAGGDVPILLSTAYAHAKSYEARRAREAGAR, encoded by the coding sequence TTGCGTATATTGGTCATCGGCGCCGGAGCTATGGGCGGATACTTTGGCGCGAGGCTTCTGGCCGCGGGACGTGACGTCACGTTCCTGGTGCGGCCGAAGCGAACGGTAGCTCTTGCGAAAGGTGGCCTCGTTGTGAAGAGCAAGGCCGGCGATCTTCATCTGCCGTCGCCCCCGACTGTCACGTCCGACCGCCTCGATGGTTCGTATGATCTTATAATGTTGAGCTGCAAGGCTTACGATCTCGACGGCGCCATTGAATCCTTCGCGCCGGCAGTGCACGAAAAAACCGTCATTGTCCCTCTTTTGAACGGCTTGCGTCATATAGATGTGCTGAACGCGCGGTTCGGCGAAAAAAGGGTGTTCGGCGGTCAATGCGCCATCTCGGCCGCGCTTTCCGCCGAAGGAGAGATTGTACATCTGTCGGATTTGAATACGCTGAGCTTTGGAGAGCAGAACGGAGCGCGATCCGAACGTCGCGACGAGATCGTCAGTGCCTTGTCTGGCGCCAATTTTGTTGCCGAACTAAGCGACAACATTCTGCAAGGCATGTGGGAAAAGTGGGTGTTCATTGCTACCGCCGCCGGCTCGACCAGCTTGATGCGCGCGTCGATCGGAGACGTCGTAGCTGCCGGCGCCTCGAGCGTGGTGACGAAGCTGCTTGGCGAGTGCAGCGCGATTGCGGCCAAGCAGGGATTTGAACCGCGTTCGGCATATCTAGATGGCGTGCGTTCCATACTCACAACGCCGGGTTCTCCGCTGATGGCCTCCATGCTCCGCGATATCGAGCGGGGAGGGCCGATTGAGGGCGATCATATCCTCGGTGATCTGCTTAGTCGCGGCGCAGGAGGTGACGTCCCAATCCTTCTTAGTACGGCGTACGCACATGCGAAGTCGTATGAGGCGCGTCGCGCTCGGGAAGCCGGTGCACGTTAG
- a CDS encoding efflux RND transporter permease subunit gives MNLNLSAIAVRERAVTLFFILLMAAAGAYAFIMLGRAEDPSFTIKTLTVTTVWPGATAREMQDQVAEPLEKRLQELTWYDRVETTTRPGYAYMMLTLKDSTPPSSVQEEFYQARKKLGDEARKLPSGVLGPFVNDEYSDVSFALYALKAKGMPMRELARQAETIRQDLLHVPGVKKINILGERPEQIFIEFSYAKLATLGVSAQDIVAALQRQNTLTPAGSIDTKGPQVFIRVDGAYDSVQAIADTPIVAAGRTLKLSDIAEVRRGYEDPPTYLIRHQGEPSVMLAAVMQEGWDGLALGKALEERSAAIARTLPLGMTLAKVSDQAVNITSAVDEFMMKFAMALGVVLLVSLLSLGWRVGIVVAAAVPLTLAVVFLIMLETGRFFDRITLGALILALGLLVDDAIIAIEVMVVKMEEGMDRIKAAAYAWSHTAAPMLSGTLVTVAGFLPVGFARSTAGEYAGNIFWVVGFALIVSWIVAVIFTPYLGVKMLPAIKPVEGGHHAIYGTPNYRRLRSLITFAVRHKFVTCGIVAIAFALSGAGMGALKQQFFPTSDRPEVLVEVRLPEGTSIGTTTATVEKLERWLHGQSEAKIVTSYVGQGAPRFFFAMAPELPDPAFAKVVVLTPDAEAREALKHRLREAVSQGLAPEANVRVTQLVFGPYTPFPVEFRVMGPDPAQLYAISEKALGIMRGVPDVRQASRDWGDRTPVLRFIPDQDRLNLIGLSPAEVGRQLQFLLTGVAITQVREDIRNVPIVARSAGRERLDPTRLADFSLMSRDGRPIPLEQIGHSEIRLEEPIMKRRDRTPIVTIRSDINEATQPPEVSKEIKTALEPLIASLPAGYRIELGGSIEEATKANDALATIFPAMIAAMLIVTMLQVRSFSTMTMVMLTAPLGLVGVVPMLLVFNQPFGFNAILGLIGLAGILMRNTLILTEQIKENRAAGLDDYHAVIEATVQRTRPVILTALAAVLAFIPLTHSVFWGSMAYTLIGGTAVGTVLILLFLPALYAAWFRIKPTADDLHEDSTEELEVRTATAAE, from the coding sequence ATGAACCTCAATCTTTCCGCGATCGCCGTTCGCGAACGCGCCGTCACCTTGTTCTTCATCCTCCTGATGGCGGCCGCAGGCGCCTACGCCTTCATCATGCTCGGGCGGGCGGAGGATCCATCCTTCACCATCAAAACCCTGACGGTCACGACGGTATGGCCGGGCGCGACGGCGCGCGAGATGCAGGACCAAGTCGCCGAACCGTTGGAGAAGCGGCTTCAGGAGCTGACCTGGTACGACCGAGTGGAGACGACCACCCGGCCAGGTTATGCGTATATGATGCTCACGCTGAAGGACAGCACCCCGCCATCGAGCGTGCAGGAGGAGTTCTACCAAGCCCGCAAGAAGCTCGGGGACGAAGCCCGCAAGCTGCCGTCTGGTGTGCTCGGCCCCTTCGTTAACGACGAATATTCGGACGTGAGCTTTGCCCTTTATGCCCTCAAGGCGAAGGGCATGCCGATGCGGGAACTCGCCAGGCAAGCCGAGACCATTCGCCAGGACCTCCTGCACGTGCCCGGCGTCAAGAAGATCAACATCCTCGGTGAACGTCCCGAACAGATCTTCATCGAGTTCTCCTATGCCAAACTGGCAACCCTCGGCGTGTCGGCACAGGATATCGTTGCCGCCTTGCAGCGGCAGAACACCCTCACACCGGCAGGCTCGATCGATACCAAGGGGCCGCAGGTCTTCATCCGAGTCGACGGCGCTTATGACAGCGTCCAGGCGATCGCCGACACGCCGATCGTCGCTGCGGGACGGACGCTGAAACTCTCCGACATCGCCGAAGTGCGCCGCGGCTACGAGGATCCTCCCACCTACCTCATTCGACACCAGGGTGAGCCCTCCGTCATGCTCGCAGCGGTTATGCAAGAGGGCTGGGATGGCCTCGCGCTCGGCAAGGCGCTGGAGGAGCGGTCCGCCGCTATCGCTCGGACGCTGCCACTCGGGATGACTCTGGCCAAGGTCAGCGACCAGGCCGTCAACATCACCTCGGCGGTTGACGAATTCATGATGAAGTTTGCGATGGCGCTCGGCGTGGTGCTGCTGGTGAGCCTGCTCAGCCTCGGTTGGCGCGTCGGCATCGTCGTGGCGGCTGCCGTCCCCCTGACGCTTGCCGTCGTGTTCCTCATCATGCTGGAAACCGGCCGGTTCTTCGACCGCATCACGCTCGGCGCCCTCATCCTGGCGCTTGGTCTTCTCGTGGACGACGCCATCATCGCCATCGAGGTGATGGTGGTGAAAATGGAAGAGGGCATGGACCGCATCAAGGCGGCGGCCTACGCGTGGAGCCACACTGCGGCGCCGATGTTGTCGGGCACACTCGTGACGGTCGCCGGCTTCCTGCCGGTGGGCTTCGCGCGCTCGACGGCCGGTGAATACGCCGGCAACATCTTCTGGGTCGTGGGGTTCGCCCTGATCGTCTCCTGGATCGTCGCGGTGATCTTCACGCCCTACCTCGGCGTCAAGATGCTGCCCGCGATCAAGCCGGTCGAAGGCGGTCACCACGCGATTTACGGCACACCGAACTATCGGCGCCTGCGAAGCCTCATCACCTTCGCCGTGCGCCACAAGTTCGTAACCTGCGGCATCGTCGCCATCGCTTTCGCGCTTTCCGGGGCCGGCATGGGCGCCCTCAAGCAGCAGTTCTTCCCGACGTCCGACCGTCCCGAAGTGCTGGTGGAGGTTCGCTTGCCGGAAGGTACCAGCATCGGGACGACGACCGCCACAGTCGAGAAGCTCGAACGCTGGCTGCACGGCCAGTCGGAGGCCAAGATCGTCACGAGCTATGTCGGTCAGGGCGCTCCCCGATTCTTCTTCGCGATGGCGCCGGAGCTGCCTGATCCGGCCTTCGCCAAGGTCGTCGTGCTTACACCGGACGCGGAGGCGCGCGAGGCTTTGAAGCACCGGCTCCGAGAGGCGGTGTCGCAGGGGCTTGCACCTGAGGCCAATGTGCGCGTCACGCAGCTTGTGTTCGGACCCTATACGCCATTCCCGGTCGAGTTTCGCGTCATGGGGCCTGATCCCGCGCAATTGTACGCGATCTCTGAAAAAGCTCTCGGAATCATGCGTGGCGTTCCCGATGTGCGGCAAGCAAGCCGCGATTGGGGTGATCGCACCCCAGTGCTCCGCTTCATCCCTGATCAGGATCGACTGAACCTGATCGGCCTCTCGCCAGCGGAGGTGGGCCGGCAACTGCAGTTCCTCCTTACCGGCGTCGCCATCACGCAGGTCCGCGAAGACATTCGCAATGTCCCCATCGTGGCACGCAGCGCCGGCCGCGAGCGGCTGGATCCGACGCGTCTGGCGGATTTCTCACTGATGAGCCGGGACGGCCGCCCGATTCCGCTCGAGCAGATCGGCCATTCGGAAATCCGTCTGGAAGAGCCGATCATGAAGCGCCGCGATCGCACGCCCATCGTCACGATTCGCTCGGACATCAATGAGGCGACCCAGCCTCCAGAGGTTTCAAAGGAGATCAAGACGGCCCTTGAGCCGCTGATCGCATCCCTTCCGGCCGGCTATCGCATCGAATTGGGCGGATCGATCGAGGAGGCAACCAAGGCCAATGACGCATTGGCGACGATCTTTCCCGCCATGATCGCCGCCATGCTGATCGTCACCATGCTGCAGGTACGATCCTTCTCGACGATGACCATGGTCATGCTGACGGCACCGCTTGGCCTCGTCGGCGTCGTGCCGATGTTGCTCGTCTTTAACCAGCCCTTCGGATTCAACGCCATTCTGGGCCTGATAGGACTGGCGGGCATCCTGATGCGCAACACTCTGATCCTGACCGAACAAATCAAGGAGAACCGTGCTGCCGGCCTTGACGACTATCACGCCGTCATCGAGGCCACGGTGCAGCGCACGAGGCCCGTGATCCTGACCGCACTTGCCGCCGTGCTGGCCTTCATCCCCCTCACGCACTCCGTCTTCTGGGGATCGATGGCGTATACACTGATCGGCGGCACGGCGGTCGGCACGGTGCTGATCCTGCTGTTCCTTCCTGCGCTCTATGCTGCGTGGTTCCGGATCAAGCCGACTGCAGATGACCTCCATGAGGATTCGACGGAGGAGCTGGAAGTGCGAACAGCAACGGCTGCGGAGTAG
- a CDS encoding alpha-hydroxy-acid oxidizing protein, with protein MVHYGDYQMEIYRAGLDGRLPKLPVDFRSLEAWAHAAMPPGLVSYVAGGCGNEHTQDINVSAFERWGLIPRMFVGAAKRDMSIDLFGMRLPSPIFMSPIGVIGVCAQDGLGDIATAKAARKLGVPMVASTLSNIPLEEVASEFGDTPGFFQLYTPTDRALAESLVRRAEAAGFKGIVVTLDTWVTGWRPRDLNQSNFPFLRGHCLGNYFSDPVFRASLADPLDEDMQAGIMQWGKIFGNPLNWDDLPWLRSLTKLPLIMKGICHPDDARRAIDAGVDGIYCSNHGGR; from the coding sequence GTGGTTCACTATGGCGACTATCAGATGGAAATCTATCGCGCAGGCCTGGACGGACGGTTGCCGAAGCTTCCGGTCGATTTTCGCAGCCTCGAGGCATGGGCTCACGCCGCAATGCCGCCGGGGCTGGTATCTTATGTTGCGGGTGGCTGCGGGAACGAGCACACGCAAGACATCAACGTATCGGCATTCGAACGCTGGGGGTTGATTCCGCGGATGTTTGTCGGCGCTGCCAAGCGGGACATGTCGATTGATCTGTTCGGGATGCGGCTTCCTTCACCAATATTCATGAGTCCCATCGGCGTTATTGGTGTGTGCGCGCAGGACGGGCTCGGCGATATCGCAACGGCAAAGGCTGCACGGAAGCTTGGCGTGCCCATGGTGGCATCGACCTTGAGCAACATTCCGCTGGAAGAGGTTGCTTCGGAGTTTGGTGATACGCCGGGCTTCTTTCAGCTATATACGCCTACTGATCGTGCGCTTGCAGAGAGCCTCGTCCGCCGGGCGGAAGCTGCAGGTTTCAAGGGAATCGTTGTGACTCTGGATACGTGGGTGACCGGATGGCGCCCCCGGGATCTCAATCAGTCCAACTTTCCGTTTCTCCGCGGACATTGTCTCGGCAACTACTTCTCAGACCCCGTATTTCGCGCCAGTCTCGCAGACCCGCTTGACGAGGATATGCAGGCAGGCATCATGCAGTGGGGGAAGATTTTCGGAAATCCTCTGAATTGGGATGATCTTCCGTGGTTGCGCTCGCTGACGAAATTACCGTTGATAATGAAGGGTATTTGCCATCCCGACGACGCGCGGCGCGCGATCGATGCTGGCGTCGATGGCATCTACTGTTCAAACCATGGCGGCCGCTAA
- a CDS encoding nuclear transport factor 2 family protein: protein MLYSYIVKKEIRKTFDHVNNHRWDDAVKAVAPHVHHRVSGAHALGGERHDKEALRRWFERLGRVLPTLRLTVNNIWVKGWPWHTTVFAEWDGAATLLNGDASYVNRGLHVFTLRWGRVYALEEFQDSQAAARGLAAQAAAGLKEAVAEPIVSSRSAVRGRAF from the coding sequence ATGCTATACAGTTACATTGTCAAAAAAGAAATCCGAAAGACCTTCGACCACGTCAACAACCATCGCTGGGATGACGCGGTGAAAGCAGTCGCGCCGCATGTCCATCACCGCGTTTCCGGCGCCCACGCGCTTGGTGGTGAGCGCCACGACAAAGAAGCCCTGCGCCGCTGGTTTGAGCGTCTCGGCCGCGTCCTGCCCACTCTCCGTCTCACGGTCAACAACATCTGGGTGAAAGGCTGGCCGTGGCACACCACCGTGTTTGCCGAGTGGGACGGCGCCGCAACGCTGCTCAACGGCGACGCGTCGTACGTCAACCGTGGCCTCCACGTATTCACCCTGCGGTGGGGCAGAGTCTATGCACTCGAGGAATTTCAAGATTCACAAGCAGCGGCCCGTGGGCTTGCCGCCCAAGCGGCAGCTGGCCTCAAAGAGGCTGTCGCCGAACCAATTGTAAGCTCCAGAAGCGCAGTCAGAGGCCGCGCTTTTTAG
- a CDS encoding class II aldolase/adducin family protein: MNIQASPGNVSRNAMAAEERLVREDLAALYHIFFDLGWCEHIYNHITARVPGPDRHFLINSFGLAYDEVTASNLIKIDLDGDKVVDVPGRVNAPGFTIHSAVHAARDDTHFIAHTHTTAGVAVACTEEGLSPHSFYGAMLYEQIAYHDFEGISTDLGERERLVKSLGSKNYMILRHHGLLTCGATAAEALFRMSILQRACEVQLAAATFGKSLRPLSEEVLRRTTRQMQSEVAKGFDEKTSFGQDSFEAYRRALDAKGSGYRD, translated from the coding sequence ATGAATATCCAAGCCTCGCCTGGAAATGTTAGCCGCAACGCAATGGCGGCGGAGGAGCGGCTGGTTCGAGAGGATCTCGCCGCCCTGTACCACATCTTCTTTGATCTGGGCTGGTGCGAGCACATCTACAATCATATCACGGCCCGGGTGCCAGGCCCTGACAGGCACTTTCTGATCAATTCCTTCGGACTGGCGTACGACGAAGTCACGGCCTCCAATCTCATCAAGATCGACCTCGATGGGGATAAGGTCGTCGACGTCCCAGGTCGCGTCAACGCACCGGGATTCACGATCCATTCCGCCGTTCATGCCGCGCGGGATGACACCCACTTCATCGCCCACACGCATACGACTGCCGGCGTTGCTGTTGCTTGCACGGAAGAGGGGCTTTCCCCGCATAGCTTCTACGGCGCGATGCTCTATGAGCAAATCGCGTATCACGATTTCGAGGGCATCTCGACGGATCTGGGTGAGCGCGAACGGCTTGTGAAGTCGCTCGGCAGCAAGAACTACATGATCCTGAGACATCATGGCCTTTTGACGTGCGGGGCCACCGCGGCGGAGGCGTTGTTCCGCATGTCGATTCTGCAACGCGCCTGCGAAGTGCAACTTGCGGCGGCAACATTCGGAAAAAGCTTGCGGCCGTTGTCGGAAGAGGTTTTACGCCGGACGACGCGTCAGATGCAGAGCGAGGTTGCCAAGGGCTTCGACGAAAAAACCTCCTTTGGGCAAGATTCGTTCGAAGCATATCGTCGCGCACTTGATGCAAAGGGATCGGGCTACAGGGATTGA